One stretch of Nicotiana tabacum cultivar K326 chromosome 18, ASM71507v2, whole genome shotgun sequence DNA includes these proteins:
- the LOC107762822 gene encoding uncharacterized protein LOC107762822 isoform X1, whose translation MGDCSNDDFRTYTSATSFVDDRRFSKHVHDNVHGNIYLDRLSLKFIDTEQFQRLRDLKQLGLTYMVYPGAVHSRFEHSLGVYWLASDAVNRLRTCQGRELGIESFDVQTVKLAGLLHDVGHGPFSHMFEREFLLRVRDGLKWSHEDMSLKMIDYIVDEHGIDIDTDCLKKVKIFIFSLLWNFILDSREMIVASEEGNSVSSKEKQFLYDIVANGRNGIDVDKFDYIERDTRACGLGCNFQFQRLLETMRVIDNEICYRPKEYLTIHKLFSTRADLHRTVYMHPKVKAIELMVVDALIKANDHLQIASYIDEPAQYWMLDDTIVKRIETSTDQELEESRNLIRRIWRRDIYQFCNEFAVPKEKLEHFKNVTAQDITCSQNSDAHLNEEDIIVTNVKIDLASGRNNPLERISFFQDYDSFEKFPIKDDRISHLLPACYQDMIVRVYTRKSELVEAVSEAFENFQMKTYGKKTQVHATPEKKKRLKY comes from the exons ATGGGAGATTGTAGCAACGATGACTTCCGGACCTACACCTCCGCCACTTCTTTCGTCGACGATCGGCGATTCTCCAAACACGTTCATGACAATGTCCACGGCAACATCTATCTCGATCGT CTATCTCTGAAGTTCATTGACACCGAACAATTTCAGAG GCTTCGTGATTTGAAGCAGCTAG GTCTTACATACATGGTCTATCCTGGGGCTGTGCACTCTCGATTTGAGCATTCCCTAGGGGTCTATTGGCTGGCCAGTGATGCTGTAAACAGACTTAGGACCTGTCAA GGACGGGAGCTTGGCATTGAATCTTTTGATGTACAGACCGTGAAACTTGCTG GATTACTACATGATGTGGGTCACGGGCCATTCAGTCACATGTTTGAGCGTGAATTTCTTCTTCGGGTTCGTGACGGCCTTAAGTG GTCCCACGAAGATATGTCTTTGAAGATGATAGACTACATTGTTGATGAGCATGGCATTGATATTGATACTGACTGTCTGAAGAAAGTGAAG ATCTTTATTTTCAGTTTGTTGTGGAACTTTATTTTGGATTCAAGG GAAATGATAGTTGCTTCTGAGGAAGGTAATTCAGTG AGCTCGAAGGAGAAGCAGTTCTTGTATGACATTGTTGCTAATGGGCGAAATGGAATAGATGTTGACAA ATTCGATTACATAGAGCGTGACACCAGAGCTTGTGGTCTTGGGTGCAATTTTCAGTTCCAGAG GCTACTGGAAACAATGCGTGTTATAGACAATGAAATATGTTATCGCCCGAAGGAAT ATCTTACAATCCACAAGCTATTTTCCACACGTGCTGATTTGCATCGTACGGTCTATATGCATCCAAAAGTGAAG GCAATAGAGCTCATGGTTGTAGATGCCTTGATAAAAGCCAATGACCATCTTCAAATTGCTTCGTACATAGACGAACCAGCTCAATACTGGATG TTAGATGATACAATAGTCAAAAGAATTGAAACTTCTACTGATCAAGAGCTAGAGGAATCCAGAAATCTGATTCGTCGAATTTGGAGGAGGGATATATACCAG TTCTGTAATGAGTTTGCTGTGCCCAAGGAGAAGCTGGAGCATTTCAAGAATGTGACAGCTCAAGATATAACTTGTTCCCAG AATTCTGATGCTCATTTGAATGAGGAAGATATCATTGTTACTAATGTCAAAATTGATTTGGCTAGTGGAAGGAATAATCCATTGGAAAG GATCAGCTTCTTCCAG GATTACGATAGCTTTGAGAAATTCCCCATAAAGGATGACCGCATCAGTCACTTGTTGCCTGCATGTTACCAGGATATGATTGTTAGAGTTTATACCAGGAAATCTGAACTG GTAGAAGCTGTTTCTGAAGCATTCGAGAATTTTCAGATGAAGACTTACGGGAAGAAAACACAAGTACATGCGACTCCTGAAAAGAAGAAACGCCTGAAGTACTAG
- the LOC107762822 gene encoding uncharacterized protein LOC107762822 isoform X2, translated as MGDCSNDDFRTYTSATSFVDDRRFSKHVHDNVHGNIYLDRLSLKFIDTEQFQRLRDLKQLGLTYMVYPGAVHSRFEHSLGVYWLASDAVNRLRTCQGRELGIESFDVQTVKLAGLLHDVGHGPFSHMFEREFLLRVRDGLKWSHEDMSLKMIDYIVDEHGIDIDTDCLKKVKEMIVASEEGNSVSSKEKQFLYDIVANGRNGIDVDKFDYIERDTRACGLGCNFQFQRLLETMRVIDNEICYRPKEYLTIHKLFSTRADLHRTVYMHPKVKAIELMVVDALIKANDHLQIASYIDEPAQYWMLDDTIVKRIETSTDQELEESRNLIRRIWRRDIYQFCNEFAVPKEKLEHFKNVTAQDITCSQNSDAHLNEEDIIVTNVKIDLASGRNNPLERISFFQDYDSFEKFPIKDDRISHLLPACYQDMIVRVYTRKSELVEAVSEAFENFQMKTYGKKTQVHATPEKKKRLKY; from the exons ATGGGAGATTGTAGCAACGATGACTTCCGGACCTACACCTCCGCCACTTCTTTCGTCGACGATCGGCGATTCTCCAAACACGTTCATGACAATGTCCACGGCAACATCTATCTCGATCGT CTATCTCTGAAGTTCATTGACACCGAACAATTTCAGAG GCTTCGTGATTTGAAGCAGCTAG GTCTTACATACATGGTCTATCCTGGGGCTGTGCACTCTCGATTTGAGCATTCCCTAGGGGTCTATTGGCTGGCCAGTGATGCTGTAAACAGACTTAGGACCTGTCAA GGACGGGAGCTTGGCATTGAATCTTTTGATGTACAGACCGTGAAACTTGCTG GATTACTACATGATGTGGGTCACGGGCCATTCAGTCACATGTTTGAGCGTGAATTTCTTCTTCGGGTTCGTGACGGCCTTAAGTG GTCCCACGAAGATATGTCTTTGAAGATGATAGACTACATTGTTGATGAGCATGGCATTGATATTGATACTGACTGTCTGAAGAAAGTGAAG GAAATGATAGTTGCTTCTGAGGAAGGTAATTCAGTG AGCTCGAAGGAGAAGCAGTTCTTGTATGACATTGTTGCTAATGGGCGAAATGGAATAGATGTTGACAA ATTCGATTACATAGAGCGTGACACCAGAGCTTGTGGTCTTGGGTGCAATTTTCAGTTCCAGAG GCTACTGGAAACAATGCGTGTTATAGACAATGAAATATGTTATCGCCCGAAGGAAT ATCTTACAATCCACAAGCTATTTTCCACACGTGCTGATTTGCATCGTACGGTCTATATGCATCCAAAAGTGAAG GCAATAGAGCTCATGGTTGTAGATGCCTTGATAAAAGCCAATGACCATCTTCAAATTGCTTCGTACATAGACGAACCAGCTCAATACTGGATG TTAGATGATACAATAGTCAAAAGAATTGAAACTTCTACTGATCAAGAGCTAGAGGAATCCAGAAATCTGATTCGTCGAATTTGGAGGAGGGATATATACCAG TTCTGTAATGAGTTTGCTGTGCCCAAGGAGAAGCTGGAGCATTTCAAGAATGTGACAGCTCAAGATATAACTTGTTCCCAG AATTCTGATGCTCATTTGAATGAGGAAGATATCATTGTTACTAATGTCAAAATTGATTTGGCTAGTGGAAGGAATAATCCATTGGAAAG GATCAGCTTCTTCCAG GATTACGATAGCTTTGAGAAATTCCCCATAAAGGATGACCGCATCAGTCACTTGTTGCCTGCATGTTACCAGGATATGATTGTTAGAGTTTATACCAGGAAATCTGAACTG GTAGAAGCTGTTTCTGAAGCATTCGAGAATTTTCAGATGAAGACTTACGGGAAGAAAACACAAGTACATGCGACTCCTGAAAAGAAGAAACGCCTGAAGTACTAG
- the LOC107762822 gene encoding uncharacterized protein LOC107762822 isoform X3 → MVYPGAVHSRFEHSLGVYWLASDAVNRLRTCQGRELGIESFDVQTVKLAGLLHDVGHGPFSHMFEREFLLRVRDGLKWSHEDMSLKMIDYIVDEHGIDIDTDCLKKVKIFIFSLLWNFILDSREMIVASEEGNSVSSKEKQFLYDIVANGRNGIDVDKFDYIERDTRACGLGCNFQFQRLLETMRVIDNEICYRPKEYLTIHKLFSTRADLHRTVYMHPKVKAIELMVVDALIKANDHLQIASYIDEPAQYWMLDDTIVKRIETSTDQELEESRNLIRRIWRRDIYQFCNEFAVPKEKLEHFKNVTAQDITCSQNSDAHLNEEDIIVTNVKIDLASGRNNPLERISFFQDYDSFEKFPIKDDRISHLLPACYQDMIVRVYTRKSELVEAVSEAFENFQMKTYGKKTQVHATPEKKKRLKY, encoded by the exons ATGGTCTATCCTGGGGCTGTGCACTCTCGATTTGAGCATTCCCTAGGGGTCTATTGGCTGGCCAGTGATGCTGTAAACAGACTTAGGACCTGTCAA GGACGGGAGCTTGGCATTGAATCTTTTGATGTACAGACCGTGAAACTTGCTG GATTACTACATGATGTGGGTCACGGGCCATTCAGTCACATGTTTGAGCGTGAATTTCTTCTTCGGGTTCGTGACGGCCTTAAGTG GTCCCACGAAGATATGTCTTTGAAGATGATAGACTACATTGTTGATGAGCATGGCATTGATATTGATACTGACTGTCTGAAGAAAGTGAAG ATCTTTATTTTCAGTTTGTTGTGGAACTTTATTTTGGATTCAAGG GAAATGATAGTTGCTTCTGAGGAAGGTAATTCAGTG AGCTCGAAGGAGAAGCAGTTCTTGTATGACATTGTTGCTAATGGGCGAAATGGAATAGATGTTGACAA ATTCGATTACATAGAGCGTGACACCAGAGCTTGTGGTCTTGGGTGCAATTTTCAGTTCCAGAG GCTACTGGAAACAATGCGTGTTATAGACAATGAAATATGTTATCGCCCGAAGGAAT ATCTTACAATCCACAAGCTATTTTCCACACGTGCTGATTTGCATCGTACGGTCTATATGCATCCAAAAGTGAAG GCAATAGAGCTCATGGTTGTAGATGCCTTGATAAAAGCCAATGACCATCTTCAAATTGCTTCGTACATAGACGAACCAGCTCAATACTGGATG TTAGATGATACAATAGTCAAAAGAATTGAAACTTCTACTGATCAAGAGCTAGAGGAATCCAGAAATCTGATTCGTCGAATTTGGAGGAGGGATATATACCAG TTCTGTAATGAGTTTGCTGTGCCCAAGGAGAAGCTGGAGCATTTCAAGAATGTGACAGCTCAAGATATAACTTGTTCCCAG AATTCTGATGCTCATTTGAATGAGGAAGATATCATTGTTACTAATGTCAAAATTGATTTGGCTAGTGGAAGGAATAATCCATTGGAAAG GATCAGCTTCTTCCAG GATTACGATAGCTTTGAGAAATTCCCCATAAAGGATGACCGCATCAGTCACTTGTTGCCTGCATGTTACCAGGATATGATTGTTAGAGTTTATACCAGGAAATCTGAACTG GTAGAAGCTGTTTCTGAAGCATTCGAGAATTTTCAGATGAAGACTTACGGGAAGAAAACACAAGTACATGCGACTCCTGAAAAGAAGAAACGCCTGAAGTACTAG